In the Nomascus leucogenys isolate Asia chromosome 5, Asia_NLE_v1, whole genome shotgun sequence genome, one interval contains:
- the COMMD6 gene encoding COMM domain-containing protein 6: MRQAARGRKWKRKRWSGGVLSSPGRESQTLPMEASSEPPLDAKSEVTNQLVDFQWKLGMAVSSDTCRSLKYPYVAVMLKVADHSGQVKTKCFEMTIPQFQNFYRQFKEIAAVIETV, from the exons ATGCGCCAGGCCGCGAGGGGCAGGAAGTGGAAGCGGAAGCGCTGGTCGGGGGGCGTTCTCTCGAGTCCCGGGCGCGAGTCCCAGACGCTGCCCATGGAGGCGTCCAGCGAGCCGCCGCTGGATGCTAAGTCCGAG GTCACCAACCAG CTTGTAGATTTTCAGTGGAAACTGGGTATGGCTGTGAGCTCAGACACTTGCAGATCTCTTAAGTATCCTTATGTTGCAGTGATGCTAAAAGTGGCAGATCATTCAGGCCAAGTAAAGACCAAGTGCTTTGAAATGACGATTCCACAGTTTCAG AATTTCTACAGACAGTTCAAGGAAATTGCTGCAGTTATTGAAACGGTGTGA